In a genomic window of Pseudomonadota bacterium:
- a CDS encoding HlyD family type I secretion periplasmic adaptor subunit translates to MNSLRWCVTRDVLRRYVEAFRLAWCRRGEMKPIERLPHEAQFLPAVLALQETPISPAPRAAMWMLIAFAAVALLWASFGRIDVVATAQGRIVPSGRTKTLQPFETAVVTAIHVSDGQSVRVGEILIEFDATVARADESRIRNDLGAVRLQVARGQALLAVLARLSHPVTMNAEPYVSWQPIRPGCKAAIRREQNAGTTYISAHAAPEASFPERQYGLFSDGGDNCGMTAVDAAGGEELARPAGVDDAVFAEARRLLAGQIAEFVAKLKRIEAEIARREAELRSTRELVGKLERTAPIARQLADDFRRLAERKAVASHVALEHERVRIEQEADLASQRSRLNEIRAALRAIRGQRAELIAEASRITLDTITEGERQAAALEQELIKAETRTRLMRLTSPVEGTVQQLAVHTVGGVVTPAQPLMIIVPRDNSLEIEAQIDNKDIGFVRPNQPAEVKIETFPYTRYGTIPATVTSVSRDAMNDEQRGLVYSTRVRMAKPTINVDGAEVRLAPGMATSVEIKTGKRRVIEYFLSPLIQYARESFRER, encoded by the coding sequence ATGAACAGTCTGCGCTGGTGCGTCACCCGCGATGTCCTGAGGCGCTACGTCGAGGCGTTCCGGCTAGCCTGGTGTCGCCGGGGTGAGATGAAACCCATCGAACGGCTGCCGCACGAAGCGCAGTTTCTGCCTGCCGTGCTCGCCCTGCAGGAGACACCAATCTCCCCTGCGCCGCGTGCGGCGATGTGGATGCTCATTGCCTTCGCTGCTGTTGCGTTGTTATGGGCGAGCTTCGGACGTATCGATGTCGTGGCCACGGCTCAGGGGCGGATCGTACCCAGTGGTCGCACCAAGACCCTCCAGCCCTTTGAGACCGCGGTCGTCACGGCTATCCATGTCAGCGATGGGCAATCGGTAAGGGTGGGGGAGATTCTGATTGAATTCGATGCAACGGTTGCGCGTGCCGACGAGTCCCGTATCCGGAACGATTTGGGCGCTGTGCGCCTGCAGGTGGCAAGGGGGCAAGCGTTACTCGCAGTTCTTGCACGCCTTTCCCACCCAGTTACTATGAACGCCGAGCCGTACGTTTCGTGGCAACCAATTCGCCCCGGGTGTAAGGCAGCTATCCGTCGCGAACAGAATGCTGGAACCACATACATCTCGGCGCACGCGGCTCCCGAGGCCAGCTTTCCGGAACGTCAGTACGGCCTGTTTTCTGATGGCGGCGATAACTGTGGAATGACGGCTGTGGACGCCGCGGGAGGGGAAGAGCTGGCACGTCCTGCGGGGGTGGACGATGCGGTGTTCGCTGAAGCACGGAGGTTGCTGGCGGGGCAGATTGCTGAGTTCGTCGCCAAACTGAAAAGGATCGAGGCTGAAATAGCACGTCGCGAGGCTGAACTACGCTCAACACGGGAGTTGGTGGGTAAACTGGAAAGGACGGCGCCAATCGCCCGGCAGTTGGCAGACGATTTCAGGCGCCTCGCGGAACGCAAAGCCGTTGCCAGCCACGTTGCACTGGAACACGAGCGGGTGCGCATCGAACAGGAGGCCGATCTCGCCAGCCAGAGGAGCCGTCTGAATGAAATTCGCGCGGCCCTGCGAGCAATTCGTGGGCAACGCGCGGAACTAATTGCCGAGGCAAGCCGAATCACGCTGGACACAATCACCGAAGGTGAAAGGCAGGCCGCGGCACTGGAACAGGAGTTGATCAAGGCCGAAACCCGCACCCGGCTCATGCGCCTTACCTCTCCGGTGGAGGGCACGGTGCAGCAACTGGCAGTGCATACCGTGGGTGGCGTGGTAACGCCGGCGCAACCGTTGATGATCATTGTACCGCGCGATAATTCCTTGGAGATCGAAGCTCAGATTGACAACAAGGACATCGGGTTCGTCAGGCCGAATCAGCCGGCGGAGGTAAAAATAGAAACCTTCCCCTATACCCGGTATGGGACGATCCCGGCCACGGTGACGTCGGTTTCACGGGATGCGATGAACGACGAGCAACGTGGGCTGGTCTACTCGACCCGTGTCAGGATGGCGAAGCCGACAATCAACGTCGATGGTGCCGAGGTGAGGCTTGCCCCCGGTATGGCGACGTCGGTGGAGATCAAGACCGGAAAACGGCGCGTGATAGAGTATTTTCTCTCGCCGCTGATCCAGTACGCCAGGGAGAGCTTTCGCGAGCGGTGA
- a CDS encoding type I secretion system permease/ATPase, which translates to MAPGTHTKNELNLVEPPTDRIAAPVTKPDAGLTCLVMMARLHGVAADPAQLAHEFAVDGEPFRTADILLAARKLGLKAKAVKTDVTRLGRTPLPAMAVGEKVGGTPEFFLLARVDADQALIQSPLAGRPETLSLPDLQDRWSGELILFASRASLAGELARFDFTWFIPAIVKYRRLLGEALLVSFVLQLFALVTPLFFQVVMDKVLVHRGFTTLDVIAVGLTVVVLFEVTLTALRSYVFAHTTSRIDVELGARLFRHLLDLPLAYFQARRVGDSVARVRELENIRSFLTGNAVTLVLDLLFSVVFIAVMFLYSGWLTLIVVLSLPMYVLLSLIYTPVLRARLHEKFNRGAENQAFLVETISGIDTVKSMAVEPHWTRKWDNQLAAYVASSFRTATVGTLANGGVTLISKLVTVATLYLGAKLVIEGQLTVGQLIAFNMLAGQVAQPVMRLAQLWTDFQQTGISVQRLGDILNTRTEVAGNKGALPPLAGRVTFDGVFFRYRPESPEVLKNISLGIAPGEVIGIVGRSGSGKSTLTKLIQRLYVPERGRVLVDGMDLALADSGSLRRQIGVVLQENVLFTRSIRDNIALADPGAPLEAVIQAAKLAGAHEFILELPEGYDTLVGEHGSTLSGGQRQRIAIARAMMTNPRILIFDEATSALDYESERVIQNNMKAICRGRTVIVIAHRLSAVRESNRILVMDHGQIVESGTHVELLRHEAGHYARLHRLQTG; encoded by the coding sequence ATGGCCCCAGGGACGCATACAAAAAACGAGTTGAATCTTGTCGAACCGCCGACGGACCGGATTGCCGCTCCGGTAACGAAACCGGACGCCGGCCTCACCTGTTTGGTGATGATGGCCCGGCTGCACGGCGTGGCGGCCGACCCCGCTCAACTGGCACACGAATTCGCTGTGGATGGCGAGCCGTTTCGTACTGCCGATATCCTGCTCGCCGCGCGGAAACTGGGGCTTAAGGCCAAAGCGGTCAAAACCGATGTAACCCGGCTCGGCAGAACACCGTTGCCTGCCATGGCGGTCGGAGAAAAGGTTGGGGGTACGCCCGAGTTTTTCCTCCTGGCCCGGGTCGACGCCGATCAGGCGCTGATCCAGTCTCCGCTCGCGGGGCGCCCCGAGACACTCAGCCTGCCTGACTTGCAGGATCGCTGGAGCGGCGAGCTGATCCTGTTCGCCTCGCGCGCGTCGTTGGCCGGAGAGCTGGCCAGGTTCGATTTCACCTGGTTCATACCGGCGATCGTGAAATACCGCAGGCTCCTCGGCGAGGCGCTGCTGGTCTCCTTCGTGCTGCAACTCTTTGCGCTTGTTACTCCTCTGTTCTTTCAGGTGGTGATGGACAAGGTGCTGGTGCATCGCGGCTTTACTACGCTGGATGTGATCGCGGTCGGACTCACCGTGGTGGTGCTTTTCGAGGTCACGCTCACGGCGCTGCGCAGCTACGTGTTCGCCCATACCACAAGCCGCATCGACGTGGAGCTGGGAGCTCGACTGTTCCGTCATTTGCTCGATCTGCCGCTGGCCTATTTCCAGGCCCGGCGCGTGGGTGACTCGGTGGCGCGGGTGCGTGAACTGGAGAACATCCGCTCGTTTCTCACCGGTAACGCGGTCACTCTGGTGCTGGACCTGCTCTTTTCTGTCGTGTTCATCGCCGTGATGTTTCTCTACAGCGGCTGGTTGACGCTGATCGTGGTGCTCTCGCTGCCCATGTATGTCCTGCTTTCGCTGATCTACACACCCGTTCTGCGCGCCCGCCTGCACGAGAAGTTCAATCGCGGCGCGGAGAACCAGGCCTTTCTGGTGGAGACCATCAGCGGCATCGATACCGTAAAGAGCATGGCGGTCGAGCCCCATTGGACGCGCAAGTGGGACAATCAACTCGCCGCCTACGTGGCGTCGAGTTTCAGAACCGCAACAGTCGGAACGCTGGCCAACGGCGGGGTGACATTGATCTCCAAATTGGTGACGGTGGCCACTCTGTATCTGGGTGCCAAGCTGGTTATCGAGGGTCAGCTCACCGTGGGTCAGCTTATCGCCTTCAACATGCTCGCGGGTCAGGTGGCTCAGCCGGTGATGCGCCTGGCGCAGTTGTGGACCGATTTTCAACAGACCGGGATCTCTGTGCAGCGCCTGGGCGATATTCTCAACACCCGTACCGAGGTGGCTGGCAATAAGGGTGCCCTGCCTCCGTTGGCGGGACGGGTAACCTTTGATGGGGTGTTCTTCCGCTACCGGCCCGAAAGCCCGGAGGTGCTGAAGAATATCTCACTCGGTATTGCACCCGGCGAGGTGATCGGCATCGTCGGCCGTTCCGGCTCGGGCAAGAGCACGCTCACCAAGTTGATTCAACGCCTTTACGTACCTGAGCGCGGCCGCGTGCTGGTGGACGGCATGGATCTGGCGTTGGCCGACTCCGGTTCCCTGCGCCGGCAGATCGGCGTGGTGCTGCAGGAGAACGTGCTGTTCACCAGATCGATCCGCGACAATATCGCCCTCGCTGATCCAGGGGCACCGCTGGAAGCGGTAATTCAAGCGGCGAAACTGGCCGGTGCCCATGAGTTCATCCTGGAGCTGCCCGAGGGCTATGACACCTTGGTCGGCGAGCACGGTTCGACACTCTCCGGTGGTCAGCGTCAGCGCATCGCCATTGCCCGCGCGATGATGACCAATCCGCGCATCTTGATCTTCGATGAAGCGACCAGCGCGCTCGATTACGAGAGCGAGCGAGTTATCCAGAACAATATGAAAGCGATCTGTCGTGGGCGCACGGTGATTGTCATCGCGCACAGACTTTCTGCGGTGCGCGAGTCCAACCGCATTCTGGTGATGGATCACGGACAGATCGTGGAGTCGGGTACTCACGTTGAGCTGCTGCGTCATGAGGCGGGGCACTACGCGCGACTCCACCGATTGCAGACGGGTTAG
- a CDS encoding 3-deoxy-7-phosphoheptulonate synthase codes for MKYQTDDLRIRELKELAAPEQLVSAFPVTEKASETVYQGRRDIHRILRAEDDRLVVVVGPCSIHDVEAAREYAQRLVKVRGRVGKELCIVMRVYFEKPRTTVGWKGLINDPHLDGSFEINDGLRLARHLLVDLADMGLPAGTEYLDLISPQYVADLIAWGAIGARTTESQGHRELASGLSCPVGFKNGTAGAVQIAVDAIRSAAHSHHFLSVTKEGHSAIFATSGNDDCHVILRGGSHPNYDPAGVDDAAALLATAGLPARIMIDCSHANSRKRPDRQVDVARAVAMQVARGDQRIFGVMLESHLVAGSQSVEAGKELIYGQSVTDACMGWQDTEMLLGELAEAVRARRQLVKSSG; via the coding sequence ATGAAATACCAAACCGACGATCTACGAATTCGCGAACTCAAAGAACTGGCTGCGCCTGAGCAGCTTGTCAGCGCCTTTCCCGTTACCGAGAAGGCTTCCGAGACGGTCTATCAGGGGCGACGTGATATCCATCGTATTCTGCGCGCGGAGGACGATCGCCTCGTGGTGGTGGTGGGGCCGTGTTCGATTCACGATGTCGAAGCGGCACGGGAGTATGCGCAGCGCCTGGTCAAGGTTCGTGGTCGAGTCGGGAAAGAGCTGTGCATTGTTATGCGGGTCTATTTCGAGAAGCCCCGGACCACCGTCGGCTGGAAGGGTTTGATCAATGACCCGCATCTGGATGGCAGCTTCGAGATCAACGACGGGCTGCGTTTGGCGCGTCACCTGCTGGTGGACCTGGCCGACATGGGATTGCCGGCGGGCACCGAATACCTGGATCTGATCAGCCCCCAGTATGTGGCCGACCTCATTGCCTGGGGTGCGATCGGGGCGCGTACTACGGAGAGCCAGGGTCACCGCGAACTGGCTTCGGGTCTGTCGTGTCCGGTGGGCTTCAAGAACGGTACGGCGGGTGCGGTGCAGATTGCCGTCGATGCCATTCGATCCGCGGCGCACTCCCATCATTTCCTCTCGGTGACGAAAGAGGGGCACTCGGCGATCTTTGCCACCTCCGGTAACGACGATTGCCACGTGATACTGCGGGGGGGGTCGCATCCGAACTACGATCCGGCCGGCGTGGACGATGCCGCGGCGCTGCTGGCGACAGCGGGGTTGCCGGCGCGCATCATGATCGATTGCAGTCATGCCAACAGCCGCAAACGGCCGGATCGCCAGGTCGACGTGGCGCGCGCGGTGGCGATGCAGGTCGCCCGCGGCGATCAGCGCATCTTCGGGGTGATGCTGGAGAGCCATCTGGTGGCGGGCAGCCAGTCGGTGGAGGCGGGCAAAGAACTGATCTACGGGCAGAGCGTCACCGATGCCTGCATGGGCTGGCAGGATACCGAAATGCTGCTGGGTGAACTGGCGGAGGCGGTGCGTGCCCGCCGGCAGTTGGTAAAGTCGAGCGGTTAA